GATATGGTTCGTGTTTATTGGGATAATTGTCAGTGCAGTCATGTCAATTTGGACAGCTAGGCAGGAACGCCTCATAGATGATGCTTGGATTGAGAAGGAAGGTCAAAAGTACATTGAACGCATGGAAGAAGAGCGCGAGAGGCGTAAAAAGGATATAAATCAGGGGGCATAGCTGAATGATGATAAAAAGCGACAGGACAAAGTCCTGTCGCTTTTTACTATCGAATTATTTTTCTGCTTTAGTTGCATCACCAGAAGTAATGGCATCTTTTAGATCTTTATCTTTAATCTTCACGTCCGCTTTTTTAACTTCTGCATTCAAAATATCTTGAACTTTAGTTTGGTCAATTTGAGCGACTTTCAAATCATATTCAAGATCTTTTTTCATATCTTTGTATGATTTCTTTTCTTTTATATCTTCAAGTTGGATGATGTGGTAGCCATAATCGGATTTAACCGGTTTGCTGATTTCATCTTTCTTCATTTTGTAAGCTTGTTCTTCAAATGCAGGAACCATTTCACCTTGTCCGAACCAGCCTAGCTCGCCGCCTTTTTCAGCTGTGCCTGTGTCTGTTGAATATTCTTTTGCAAGTTTAGCGAAATCTTCGCCTTTGTC
The DNA window shown above is from Peribacillus sp. FSL P2-0133 and carries:
- a CDS encoding sporulation YhaL family protein, whose amino-acid sequence is MDMPIWIWFVFIGIIVSAVMSIWTARQERLIDDAWIEKEGQKYIERMEEERERRKKDINQGA